The following are encoded in a window of Telmatobacter sp. DSM 110680 genomic DNA:
- a CDS encoding GDP-L-fucose synthase, with the protein MEKNSRIFVAGHRGLVGSAICRALERQGYRSLVLRTHAELDLTDRAAVLDFCQKEKPEFVFLAAAKVGGILANDTYPADFIRENLEIQNSVIDASYRSGVKRLLFLGSSCIYPKLAPQPIKEEYLLTGPLEPTNRAYALAKIAGIEMCWSYNRQYGTRYLAAMPTNLYGPGDNFDLKGSHVLPALMRKVVEAKRAGETRLAVWGTGKPRREFLYSDDLAEACIHLLNLPEASYESLISQDEAPLINIGTGEDLTIRELAELVARVLGFDCELVFDTTRQDGTPQKLLDVSRIHSLGWKAKVSLEEGIRRTYASAQSQLELVAS; encoded by the coding sequence ATGGAAAAGAACAGCCGGATTTTTGTTGCAGGCCACCGCGGACTTGTCGGTTCTGCAATCTGTCGCGCACTCGAGCGGCAGGGTTATCGGAGTCTTGTCCTGCGCACGCACGCAGAACTCGATTTGACCGACCGTGCGGCGGTGTTGGATTTCTGCCAGAAGGAAAAGCCTGAGTTTGTCTTTCTCGCTGCTGCCAAAGTGGGCGGTATTCTTGCTAACGACACCTATCCTGCTGATTTCATCCGTGAAAATCTCGAGATCCAGAACTCCGTCATTGATGCGAGCTACCGGAGCGGCGTGAAACGGCTGCTGTTTCTTGGGTCAAGCTGCATCTATCCAAAGCTTGCTCCGCAGCCGATCAAGGAAGAGTACCTGCTGACTGGGCCGTTGGAGCCCACTAATCGAGCCTATGCTCTGGCAAAGATAGCTGGCATCGAGATGTGCTGGTCCTATAACCGTCAATACGGCACTCGTTATCTGGCTGCAATGCCAACCAATCTCTACGGCCCAGGCGACAACTTTGATCTCAAGGGATCCCATGTGCTTCCGGCCTTGATGCGTAAAGTCGTTGAAGCAAAGCGCGCCGGAGAAACAAGGCTGGCCGTGTGGGGCACGGGAAAGCCGCGCCGCGAATTCCTTTATAGTGACGACCTTGCCGAGGCCTGCATTCATCTCCTGAACTTGCCTGAAGCATCCTACGAATCTCTGATCAGCCAGGATGAAGCACCGCTGATCAATATAGGTACGGGTGAAGATCTGACCATACGCGAACTAGCGGAACTGGTAGCGCGCGTTCTCGGATTTGACTGTGAACTCGTCTTCGACACTACTCGCCAGGACGGCACCCCCCAGAAACTCCTCGACGTAAGTCGAATCCACTCCCTCGGGTGGAAGGCGAAGGTCAGTCTCGAGGAAGGAATTCGTCGTACCTACGCATCGGCGCAATCTCAACTCGAACTTGTTGCTTCCTGA
- a CDS encoding UDP-glucose/GDP-mannose dehydrogenase family protein, translated as MVEKNESVTIAVVGSGYVGLVAAACFAEIGHRVVCVDNDESKVRMLHDGGVPIHEEHLPELLSRHRGKTLEFTSDLRAATQSAQAIFIAVGTPQSQTGSADLSYVDAVASEIARSMDSYKVIVEKSTVPVYTNEWIRRVIERNGVPKDLFDVTSNPEFLREGTAVVDFLHADRIVIGAATETAADLLKKIYLPLTSGSYYNVVGSVPGPRTNVDPPPILHTSTKAAEIIKHASNALLATKISFINVVANICEAAGADVEEVARGIGMDTRIGPKFLRAGVGYGGSCFPKDVAAFRHVAEQVGVDFGLLHEVEKINEEQKQRFFQKIRSALWTFRAKKIGVLGLAFKGGTDDVRESPALDIVKKLLSEGCVICAHDPAAAGRCKEVIPEGPTMRYVDDPYAAAQDADALLILNDWQEFAELDLAKLHYTLRYPIVIDGRNLYDPTTMTNAGFTYLSVGRPGLTQPLDPVSAFFLPRRRDGAKA; from the coding sequence ATGGTTGAAAAAAACGAATCAGTAACCATAGCCGTCGTAGGTTCGGGTTACGTGGGATTGGTCGCCGCGGCGTGTTTTGCGGAGATCGGACATCGTGTAGTTTGCGTGGACAATGACGAATCCAAGGTTCGCATGTTGCATGACGGTGGTGTGCCGATTCATGAAGAACACCTTCCGGAGTTGCTGTCGCGGCATCGTGGCAAAACACTGGAATTCACTTCGGATCTGCGAGCGGCAACGCAGTCGGCGCAGGCCATCTTCATCGCTGTGGGCACCCCGCAAAGCCAGACTGGTAGTGCCGATCTTTCGTATGTGGATGCCGTTGCGAGCGAGATCGCGCGCTCCATGGACTCCTACAAGGTCATCGTCGAGAAAAGCACTGTCCCTGTTTATACCAACGAGTGGATCCGCCGTGTGATTGAACGCAACGGCGTTCCGAAGGATTTGTTCGACGTCACCTCGAACCCGGAATTCCTGCGCGAAGGCACTGCGGTTGTCGATTTCCTGCACGCAGACAGAATCGTGATCGGAGCGGCCACTGAGACCGCTGCCGATTTGTTGAAGAAGATCTATCTGCCATTGACGAGTGGAAGCTACTACAACGTAGTGGGCTCTGTTCCTGGCCCGCGCACGAATGTTGATCCCCCGCCCATCCTCCACACCTCTACGAAGGCGGCTGAGATCATCAAGCATGCATCGAACGCTCTGCTCGCAACCAAGATTTCCTTTATTAATGTGGTTGCGAATATTTGTGAGGCCGCCGGCGCTGACGTGGAAGAAGTGGCGCGCGGCATTGGCATGGATACTCGTATCGGCCCCAAGTTCCTGCGCGCCGGAGTGGGTTACGGCGGATCATGTTTTCCGAAGGACGTTGCAGCCTTCCGTCACGTCGCAGAGCAGGTTGGCGTTGACTTTGGGCTTCTGCACGAAGTTGAAAAGATTAACGAAGAGCAGAAGCAGCGCTTCTTTCAGAAAATTCGCTCCGCCTTATGGACCTTCCGCGCCAAGAAAATCGGCGTGCTTGGACTCGCTTTCAAAGGTGGCACCGATGATGTTCGCGAATCTCCAGCCCTCGATATCGTAAAGAAGCTTTTGAGTGAGGGATGCGTTATCTGCGCGCATGACCCGGCCGCCGCTGGTCGCTGCAAAGAAGTTATTCCCGAAGGACCGACGATGCGCTATGTCGACGACCCGTATGCCGCGGCACAAGACGCCGACGCCCTTCTGATCCTGAACGATTGGCAAGAATTTGCCGAGCTTGATCTAGCCAAGCTCCACTACACTCTCCGCTATCCGATCGTCATCGACGGTAGAAATCTATACGATCCCACCACCATGACCAACGCGGGCTTTACATATCTCAGTGTCGGAAGGCCTGGTCTTACGCAGCCGCTTGATCCGGTCTCAGCCTTTTTCCTTCCGCGTCGCAGAGATGGTGCCAAGGCGTAG
- a CDS encoding UpxY family transcription antiterminator — protein MSWFAVYTTCRHEKKIAQHLAQREIEHYLPLYRADRKWRDGSKVTLELPLFPGYIFVRINRSERVSVLSVPGALTVVGGTGGAPAPLSDAAIEALRTGLQQHRIEPHPLLRVGELARIRSGAFAGMIGIVARKKSGFRIVLTLEQIMQSVAVELNEDDVEPLPGECGLAETGHRLSLQEV, from the coding sequence ATGTCGTGGTTTGCGGTGTACACCACTTGCCGGCATGAGAAGAAAATTGCTCAGCATTTGGCTCAGCGCGAAATCGAGCATTATCTGCCTCTCTATCGTGCCGACCGAAAGTGGCGCGATGGTTCCAAGGTTACGCTGGAATTGCCCCTCTTCCCGGGCTACATCTTTGTTCGAATCAATCGTTCCGAGCGAGTAAGTGTCCTTAGCGTTCCCGGTGCCTTAACCGTGGTTGGAGGGACGGGTGGAGCTCCTGCCCCGCTTTCCGATGCTGCGATCGAAGCATTGCGCACCGGATTGCAGCAGCATCGCATCGAACCTCATCCCCTACTTCGCGTAGGAGAATTGGCGCGCATTCGCTCTGGCGCCTTTGCTGGAATGATCGGCATCGTGGCGCGCAAGAAGAGCGGGTTCAGGATTGTGCTCACTCTCGAGCAAATCATGCAGAGCGTCGCAGTAGAGCTGAATGAGGATGATGTGGAGCCACTGCCCGGTGAGTGCGGCTTAGCGGAAACCGGTCATCGTCTTTCCCTGCAGGAAGTGTAG
- a CDS encoding sigma-54 dependent transcriptional regulator gives MIPAQNVPLAVPAGRPGTAQQRVCIVTLDEEFVEIFRAELQPWVEIVARETYEDLARWTREKQVSAVVIDIDTHGEDSLGGLAVVTELRRLNSDFTLISMSRARARSVEKQALTAGADAHFRTPVDVAELRMTLLDSLRRHNDEAERERSRQQVMDASRFQDFIGVSEPMRLVYDAIQQIAASNINVLIRGESGTGKELAARAIVALSRRANKPFIRLNCAALPENLIESELFGSERGAFTGATESRPGHIEMADGGTLFLDEIATLTLPLQTKLLRVLEDHHVQRLGGRSLRKIDFRLICATNEPLEEMARTGKFREDLYYRIHVIPIQLPPLRERFGDMPLLCEYFLQIHCSANGIPLKRISADALAALEEHTWPGNVRELENLIQRLIVTTRHEEIVPADLPPRVIEQSLAASEAILLPDGGTDFDGQVRQLEIALLTTALRRGEGSKTAAARLLKVDVQKMKYLCRKYSL, from the coding sequence ATGATCCCCGCTCAGAATGTGCCACTTGCAGTGCCCGCTGGTCGACCGGGAACAGCACAGCAACGGGTATGCATTGTCACGTTGGACGAGGAATTTGTTGAGATATTTCGGGCTGAACTGCAGCCCTGGGTCGAGATCGTCGCCCGCGAAACCTACGAGGATCTGGCGCGTTGGACGCGGGAAAAGCAGGTTTCCGCGGTCGTTATCGACATCGATACGCACGGTGAAGACTCGTTAGGCGGCCTTGCGGTTGTCACCGAATTGCGACGGCTCAATAGTGATTTCACTCTCATCTCCATGAGTCGCGCTCGTGCCCGCTCGGTCGAGAAGCAGGCGCTGACCGCCGGAGCCGATGCGCACTTCCGTACTCCGGTGGACGTGGCAGAACTGCGCATGACGCTCCTCGACTCACTTCGTCGCCATAACGACGAGGCTGAACGCGAGCGATCGCGCCAGCAGGTGATGGATGCCAGCAGGTTCCAGGATTTCATTGGCGTAAGCGAACCGATGCGGCTCGTGTATGACGCAATCCAGCAGATTGCGGCAAGCAACATCAACGTCCTCATTCGCGGCGAAAGCGGGACCGGCAAGGAACTCGCTGCCCGCGCCATCGTCGCCCTTAGTCGACGAGCTAACAAGCCGTTCATTCGGCTCAACTGTGCGGCACTCCCCGAGAACCTCATCGAATCAGAACTCTTCGGCAGCGAACGCGGGGCTTTCACCGGTGCCACCGAATCCCGTCCCGGACACATCGAGATGGCCGACGGCGGCACTCTCTTTCTGGATGAGATCGCGACCCTCACCCTGCCCCTGCAAACCAAGCTGCTCCGCGTTCTCGAAGATCACCACGTGCAGCGCCTGGGGGGACGATCGCTGCGGAAAATCGATTTCCGGCTGATCTGCGCCACCAATGAGCCCCTCGAAGAAATGGCGCGCACCGGCAAGTTCCGCGAAGATCTTTACTACCGCATTCACGTTATCCCCATTCAACTTCCTCCGCTCCGCGAGCGCTTTGGCGACATGCCCCTGCTCTGCGAATACTTCCTGCAAATTCATTGCTCGGCAAACGGAATCCCTCTGAAGCGTATAAGCGCCGATGCGCTGGCGGCACTCGAAGAACACACTTGGCCCGGCAATGTCCGCGAATTGGAAAACCTGATTCAACGGCTTATCGTCACTACACGGCACGAGGAGATTGTCCCGGCCGACCTGCCTCCCCGCGTCATCGAGCAGAGCCTTGCAGCGAGCGAGGCGATTCTTCTTCCAGACGGCGGTACAGACTTTGATGGTCAAGTCCGGCAGCTTGAAATTGCCTTGCTCACCACGGCCCTTCGTCGCGGAGAGGGAAGTAAGACGGCCGCAGCGCGCCTCCTTAAAGTCGACGTCCAGAAAATGAAGTACCTCTGCCGCAAATACTCCCTCTAA
- a CDS encoding NAD-dependent epimerase/dehydratase family protein, producing the protein MKLKGKAAVVCGGGGFIGGHLVKSLLANGVNVIRAVDIKPMDEWYQVSSDVENVVADLKDKDNCYAAAKGAEVVFQLAADMGGMGFIENNKALCMLSVLTNTHMLLAARDAGTERFFYSSSACVYNGEKQKDAHVIPLKESDAYPALPEDGYGWEKLFSERMCRHFEEDFGMQCRVARYHNVYGPFGTWTGGREKAPAAICRKVLEAKLSGRHEIEIWGDGNQTRSFMFIDDCTRGTQAITESDIREPLNLGSNELVTINQLVDIVEDIAGVKLKRRYNLNAPKGVNGRNSDNTKILEYLRWEPSIRLRNGLEQTYQWIEKEMLTVAHA; encoded by the coding sequence ATGAAACTCAAGGGTAAAGCGGCTGTCGTTTGCGGTGGAGGAGGATTCATCGGTGGCCATCTCGTGAAGAGCCTCCTTGCCAATGGAGTCAATGTCATTCGTGCTGTCGATATAAAGCCGATGGACGAGTGGTATCAAGTCTCTTCCGACGTGGAAAACGTTGTTGCTGATCTCAAGGACAAGGATAACTGTTATGCGGCCGCTAAAGGTGCGGAAGTAGTTTTCCAACTCGCGGCCGACATGGGCGGAATGGGCTTCATTGAAAACAATAAGGCCCTTTGCATGTTGAGCGTGCTGACCAATACGCACATGCTTCTCGCGGCTCGTGATGCAGGTACTGAGCGCTTTTTCTACTCCTCTTCGGCCTGCGTTTACAACGGTGAGAAACAGAAAGACGCGCATGTTATCCCCTTGAAAGAGTCGGACGCCTATCCGGCGCTTCCGGAAGATGGCTACGGCTGGGAGAAGCTTTTCAGTGAGCGCATGTGTCGGCATTTCGAAGAAGACTTCGGAATGCAATGCAGGGTTGCGCGATATCACAACGTTTATGGCCCTTTCGGAACCTGGACAGGCGGACGCGAAAAAGCACCAGCTGCGATTTGCCGTAAGGTTCTCGAAGCCAAGCTGTCGGGCCGGCACGAGATCGAGATCTGGGGTGATGGCAATCAGACGCGCAGCTTCATGTTCATTGACGATTGCACCCGGGGCACGCAGGCCATCACGGAAAGTGATATACGCGAGCCGTTGAATCTCGGATCGAACGAACTTGTCACCATCAATCAGCTCGTCGACATCGTCGAAGATATCGCCGGCGTGAAGCTGAAGCGCCGCTACAACCTCAATGCGCCGAAAGGCGTCAACGGACGCAATAGCGACAACACCAAGATCCTGGAATACCTGCGTTGGGAGCCCTCGATTCGGCTCAGAAACGGGCTTGAACAAACCTACCAGTGGATTGAGAAAGAAATGCTCACCGTTGCCCATGCCTGA
- a CDS encoding TetR/AcrR family transcriptional regulator, which yields MTGSSGSARGSTEERILTTAASLFAQFGYNGVSTREIASAAEVNEVTIYRHYPRKRDLYLAVLGAELQRVQLRGELLTRLAEAQNGRTALTCTFELIATTLQQQPQLLRLLQYSALELGDDLDPLMRRHLGELVEVVARYLDPWIQRGELRCSNAKTLVLTLIAIVLSRGPLRRVFLGDAENLNSLFETYSEFCLA from the coding sequence ATGACTGGATCATCTGGCTCCGCAAGGGGCAGCACCGAAGAACGCATCCTGACCACCGCAGCTTCGTTGTTCGCGCAGTTTGGCTACAACGGAGTCAGCACGCGAGAAATTGCGTCGGCCGCTGAGGTGAATGAAGTCACGATTTATCGCCATTATCCCCGCAAACGCGACCTTTATCTTGCTGTTCTCGGCGCGGAGTTGCAGCGTGTTCAGCTGCGCGGTGAATTGCTGACGCGCCTGGCCGAGGCGCAAAATGGCCGCACGGCCCTCACCTGCACATTTGAATTGATCGCGACCACATTGCAGCAGCAGCCACAATTGCTCCGCTTGCTGCAGTACAGCGCCCTGGAATTAGGCGACGATCTCGATCCCCTCATGCGCAGGCATCTCGGGGAACTTGTCGAGGTCGTCGCACGGTATCTGGATCCATGGATTCAGCGAGGCGAGTTGCGCTGTTCCAATGCCAAGACTCTGGTCCTCACTCTTATTGCGATCGTGCTCAGTCGGGGTCCGCTGCGTCGTGTATTTCTGGGCGACGCTGAGAATCTAAATTCGCTTTTTGAAACATATTCGGAATTTTGTCTGGCGTGA
- a CDS encoding WecB/TagA/CpsF family glycosyltransferase, whose product MSGTPNERQILGVNFYIGDVEGAIRRLANGGLLVVPAAPALKDVAWNEDYREALVNADVAIADSAFMVLVWNFLEGDSISRLSGLKYLRELLLKDAVRSPGNTVWVMAGRASADKNIAWLNSQGIEVPDECVYLAPLYGSKIEDTELIHKLQTLQPKHVVITVGGGTQERLGLYLKRNLNYLPAIHCIGAAIAFLSGDQVRIPDWADRLYLGWLLRCLSSPRRFIPRYLSASKLIAILWRYRGQSPAEHDSEQPLAQAE is encoded by the coding sequence ATGAGCGGAACCCCAAACGAGCGGCAGATCCTTGGCGTGAACTTCTACATCGGAGATGTGGAGGGCGCGATACGACGTCTTGCAAACGGCGGACTGTTGGTTGTGCCGGCGGCACCTGCTTTGAAAGATGTTGCCTGGAACGAGGATTATCGTGAAGCCCTGGTTAATGCGGATGTCGCAATCGCTGACTCCGCGTTTATGGTTCTTGTTTGGAATTTCCTCGAAGGAGATTCAATCTCCCGCTTATCGGGATTGAAATATCTCCGCGAACTGTTGTTGAAGGACGCCGTGCGTTCACCGGGAAATACAGTCTGGGTGATGGCAGGCCGGGCAAGTGCAGACAAGAACATTGCATGGCTCAATTCTCAGGGAATTGAGGTGCCGGATGAATGCGTTTATCTGGCGCCTCTGTACGGAAGTAAAATCGAAGACACAGAACTCATTCACAAGCTGCAGACTTTACAACCGAAGCATGTCGTCATCACGGTTGGCGGTGGAACGCAGGAGCGACTCGGGCTCTATCTCAAACGGAACCTTAATTACCTGCCTGCCATCCATTGCATCGGAGCGGCAATTGCATTTTTGAGTGGCGATCAGGTGCGCATTCCAGATTGGGCCGACCGGCTTTATCTTGGTTGGTTGCTGCGCTGTCTGTCGTCCCCACGGCGCTTTATTCCGCGCTATCTGTCTGCCTCAAAGCTGATTGCTATCCTTTGGCGTTATCGAGGACAGTCGCCGGCGGAGCACGACAGCGAGCAGCCTCTGGCCCAGGCCGAGTAG
- the gmd gene encoding GDP-mannose 4,6-dehydratase, whose translation MILKRALITGVTGQDGAYLAQLLLSKGYEVHGIKRRASSFNTSRIDHIYEDPHQNGRHFLLHYGDLTDASSLIQIVQRVKPDEIYNLAAQSHVKVSFEEPEYTANSDALGTLRLLEAIRIAGLEKVTRFYQASTSELYGLVQEIPQKETTPFYPRSPYAVAKLYAYWITVNYREAYGMYACNGILFNHESPQRGETFVTRKITRGLARIKTGLQDQLYLGNMDALRDWGHARDYVEMQWRMLQQSEPKDYVIATGEQHSVREFVELSAKFLDMEIHWEGAGVEEKGIDKQGNVIVAVDPRYYRPTEVETLLGDASKARRELGWQATVTFNDLVKEMVEEDRKIAEKDALVRKHGYSVFNFHEN comes from the coding sequence ATGATTTTGAAAAGAGCGCTGATTACGGGTGTGACTGGACAGGACGGTGCCTATCTGGCGCAGTTATTACTGTCGAAGGGATACGAGGTGCATGGAATCAAGCGTCGCGCCTCTTCCTTCAATACCTCTCGAATCGACCATATTTATGAAGACCCGCATCAGAACGGCCGTCATTTTCTGCTCCACTACGGCGATCTCACAGATGCCAGCAGTCTGATCCAGATCGTGCAGAGAGTGAAGCCTGATGAGATTTACAATCTCGCTGCGCAGAGCCACGTCAAGGTTTCATTTGAAGAGCCGGAGTATACGGCGAATTCTGACGCGCTCGGCACGCTGCGTCTGCTTGAGGCCATCAGAATTGCCGGGCTTGAAAAGGTTACCCGCTTTTATCAGGCTTCGACCTCCGAGTTGTATGGTCTCGTTCAGGAGATTCCGCAGAAAGAGACCACCCCGTTTTATCCCCGTTCTCCTTACGCGGTTGCCAAGCTCTATGCCTACTGGATCACGGTCAACTATCGGGAGGCCTACGGTATGTATGCCTGCAACGGAATTCTCTTCAATCACGAATCACCTCAACGTGGTGAGACCTTTGTAACTCGAAAAATCACGCGTGGATTGGCAAGAATCAAAACCGGGTTGCAAGATCAACTCTATTTGGGAAATATGGATGCGTTACGCGACTGGGGACATGCCCGGGATTACGTAGAGATGCAGTGGCGTATGTTGCAACAGAGTGAGCCCAAGGATTACGTAATCGCAACCGGCGAACAACATAGCGTGCGCGAGTTTGTGGAACTGTCAGCCAAATTCCTCGACATGGAAATCCACTGGGAAGGTGCAGGTGTTGAAGAGAAGGGAATCGATAAGCAGGGAAATGTAATCGTGGCCGTCGATCCGCGATACTACCGCCCCACCGAAGTAGAAACATTGCTTGGCGACGCCAGTAAGGCGCGCCGCGAGTTGGGTTGGCAGGCCACCGTCACTTTCAATGACTTGGTCAAAGAAATGGTAGAGGAAGATCGCAAGATTGCAGAGAAAGATGCCCTGGTCAGAAAACATGGCTACTCTGTTTTCAACTTCCACGAGAATTAA
- a CDS encoding UDP-glucuronic acid decarboxylase family protein has product MQVLIAGAAGFLGSHLTDAILAEGHDVLGVDNLCTGSVENLKHLKAEPKFRFLEQDICVPFDPKRVDYVFSFASPASPADYMRLGIETLMVGSAGTKNLLDIAKKYGAKFLHASTSECYGDPEQHPQTEEYWGHVNPIGPRSVYDESKRFSEALVTAYHRYEKVDTRLVRIFNTYGPRLQMSDGRVISNFLAQALKGDDITIYGDGSQTRSFCYVSDEIDGIVRLSKSDEHSPVNIGNPTEWTILECAKAVLKVTGSKSKIIHQPLPQDDPTQRKPDISKAKRLLQWDPKIDLQTGLKLSLEYFKACVAATV; this is encoded by the coding sequence ATGCAAGTCTTGATTGCCGGCGCCGCCGGGTTTTTAGGCTCTCACTTAACGGACGCCATCCTTGCCGAAGGTCATGACGTTTTAGGTGTCGACAATCTTTGCACCGGCTCGGTCGAAAATCTCAAACATTTAAAAGCTGAACCAAAATTCAGATTCCTTGAGCAGGATATCTGCGTGCCCTTTGATCCCAAGCGCGTGGATTACGTGTTTAGCTTTGCCTCCCCCGCCAGCCCGGCAGACTACATGCGGCTCGGAATCGAGACTTTGATGGTGGGCTCGGCGGGAACCAAGAATCTATTGGATATCGCCAAGAAGTATGGCGCCAAATTTTTGCACGCGTCAACGTCGGAGTGCTACGGCGATCCAGAGCAGCATCCACAGACTGAAGAATATTGGGGGCACGTAAATCCCATCGGGCCGCGCTCGGTCTACGATGAGTCCAAGCGATTTTCCGAGGCCCTCGTTACCGCTTATCACCGGTATGAAAAGGTTGATACTCGGCTGGTGCGAATCTTCAATACGTATGGCCCGCGCCTCCAAATGAGCGATGGCCGGGTGATCTCCAATTTCCTCGCCCAGGCGCTGAAGGGCGACGACATAACTATCTACGGTGACGGAAGTCAGACGCGTAGCTTTTGTTATGTGTCAGATGAGATCGATGGGATAGTCAGGCTGTCCAAAAGCGACGAGCATTCGCCCGTCAACATCGGAAATCCCACTGAGTGGACGATTCTTGAATGCGCCAAAGCCGTGCTCAAGGTCACCGGATCAAAAAGCAAGATCATTCATCAGCCGCTACCACAGGATGATCCAACGCAGCGCAAGCCAGACATCAGCAAAGCTAAGCGTCTGTTGCAGTGGGATCCCAAAATCGATCTGCAAACCGGACTCAAGCTGAGTCTGGAATATTTCAAAGCATGCGTCGCAGCTACGGTTTAG